The Paenibacillus yonginensis genome segment CATTGTCCAGAGCCGCGTCCATCGTAATCCGGTAACCCAGATCGCGGCACAGCTCTTTGTAGACAGCTGAGTCCCGGTCGGACGGGTCCAGGCCATGCAGGCTCATGATGGCCTCGGCTGCTGGTCTTAGCAGCACATCCATATCCAAAAAAGCGGCTTTGCGGCGTTGGCATAACGCCTTGGCCAGCGTTGTTTTTCCAGCTCCGGCAGGTCCCAGAAAAAATATCAGTTTGTTCACCTTTGTTCCCTCCCAAAGCATGTCCGCATTATCGGTGGGCTGCTTACTTATCATATTAAAAAACAAATTTGCCCGCTAGTAGGGAACGTTAAATTTTTTCCATAACCAGGGAACCTGGATAGGCATTTGCACATAGGATAAACCGACAAGGATCAGTCAGAAGGAGGAAACGTCTTGGCGGTTGTAAAGGCAAATTCGGAAGACGTTAAGCTGCTGGCCCGCCTGATGCGAGCGGAAGCGGAAGGAGATCTTGATCTGGGCATGTTGATGGTCGGAAATGTCGGAGTTAACCGCATTTTAGCCAACTGCCTGGATTTCAAGGGCATCCGGACCATGGACCAGATGGTATTCCAATCGCCCGGCGGGTACGAATCAACGCAGAAAGGTTATTTCTACCAGAGAGCCCGCGAAAGGGATATCCGTTTGGCGCAGCGCGCCATCAACGGAGAAAGAACGTGGCCGGCTACCAATGCTTTATGGTTTTTCCGTCCGGCGGGGGATTGTCCGCCAACCTGGTATAACCAGCAAAATGTAGGCAGATACAAAGCCCATTGCTTTTTTGCTCCGGAGGCAGGGGAGTGTCCGGCAGTATATTGAGCTAGTTCAGGCGATGCGCCAACATGTATGTTTATTCATTCATTATTAACCATCTGATTTAAGGAGGAAAAGTTCAATGTTTAACCCGAATTACCGCGCTTCTTATCCTTATGGAGGCACTCAGACAGCTATGCCTACTCATATGGGAGGTACACAGGCTCAAACGGCTATGCCAACGCAAACGGGGGGCGGCAGCATACCGCCGTCGCTGAGCGGCAACCAGATGACACAAGGAGGAGCGGTGGTTGTCTCGCCAACGCCTACTTATGAGCAGTCTTATATTGAAAACATTTTCCGCATGAATCTCGGCAAAGTCGGTACCTTTTATATGACGTATGAGAACAACAGCCAGTGGAATGCGAAAATTTTCCGGGGTGTGCTGGAAGCGGCGGGACGTGACCATATCATTATCAGCGACCCTAAAACCGGCCAGCGTATCGTGATGCTTATGGTGAATTTTGATTATGCCACCTTTGATCAGCCGCTTAACTATACTTATCCAGGTGTGATCGGCAATCCGCCTACCGCAACAAGACGGGGCTAAAAGGCGTAAAATGACGAACCTTCTCCACATTTGGGGGAGGTTCTTCCGTTTTTGCTGAGTTTCTGTACTATTACGGGGTTTGACTGTGTAGTGTATAAATATATAATGAAGTTAAAGATTTATGAAAAAGTTGACACATCTTTTCTGAAAGGGGGTGGAACCATTGGGAAGTTGCTGCTAAAGTCGATTCCGTTGCTTGCTTATGATCCATATTTTAATCCGCGAAGGAGGTGCTCCTACTCACCGCCTGCAGATGCGGGAGTAGGATTAAGGATTGAGTGACCCTTTACCGAGTCTTTTACATTTGGTATTGATTTTATTATTGGTGATTTTAAACGGTTTTTTTGTATCGGCGGAATATGCGATCGTCAAGATTCGCGGCGGCCGGATCGATACGCTTGTTGAAGAAGGAAGAAAAAAATGCGGCTGCGGCCAGAAGCATCATTAACCATCTGGATGGTTACTTGTCGGCCTGTCAGCTGGGGATTACGCTCGCCTCGCTTGGGCTTGGCTGGGTCGGGCAGCCGGTGGTGGCGTCCTTCCTGCAGCCTTTGTTTGAAACGTTCGGCTGGAAGCAGGGCTGGACGTACGGAATTTCGTTTGTTATTGCGTTTCTCTTTATTGCCGTCCTGCACATTGTGCTCGGCGAGCTTGCACCCAAGACAATCGCGGTGCGCAAGGCAGAGGAAGTTACTTTGCTGTCGGCGAAGCCGATGAAAATTTTTTACCGAATCATGTATCCATTTATTTGGATCGTTAATGGTCTTGCCAATTGGCTTCTGGGCTTGCTTCATATTAAACCCGCCAGCGAGCAGGATTATTTGCATACCGAGGAAGAAATCCGGATTATGATGAAGGAAAGCAGCGAAAGCGGTTTGATTGACAGCGCTGAAATGAAGCTGGTGGACAACATTTTTGATTTCGCGGCAACAACGGCGCGGGAGATTATGATCCCACGTACGGAAATGATCTGTTTATACGTGAACAATTCGCTGCAGGAAAACATCGATATCGCTGTGGGCGGCATGCGGACGCGTTATCCTCTGTGTGATACGGACAAAGACCATATTATCGGTTTTATCCATATCAAGGATATGATCCGTTCGGATTGCAGCGATCTCAGGGAGCTGCTTCGTCCCATACTGGCAGTGCCTGAATCGATTTCCATCAGCGATTTAATGAAACGCATGCAGAAAAGCAAAACGCAAATCGCAATCCTGATAGATGAATATGGCGGAACATCGGGACTGGTTACGCTGGAAGACATCATGGAGCAAATCGTAGGCGAAATTCAGGATGAGTTTGACGAGGAACGTCCGGGTATTGAGCAAATCGAAGAAGACGTTTATTCGGTTGACGGTCTGATGCTGATTGATTCAATCAACGACCGGTTCAATCTGGAGATGGATTCAGAGGACTATGATACGATTGGCGGCTGGCTGTATGCACGCATCGAGGTTCTCCCGCCGAAGGTAGGGCAGAGCGCTGAATTTGGCGGCTACCTGTTTACGGTTGAGGAGACGGACAACAAGAGAATTTCGCGCGTCAGACTGCTCAAACAGCAGTTTATTCCGCTTGAGGAAGCGGGCGCTTGATGAAATAGAAGCAGGCAGGTTGAATAGCAGTTAAGAAAGAGAAGGTGAAAGGGCGCGGCGGCTGGCCGCGCTTTTTCATGCCTTTTGGCCTATATGTAGAGATTTCTATGAGGACTTTAGTATAATAAAGGGAATTGAGAGGAGTGTGAAGCTGTGAACGAAGTGCTGAATGTAGATCTGCAGTTTAAACTGAAATTTGAATTTATAAGCAGCTTACATAGCTATATTTGCCGGAAATCCCACCGGAAAATCGACCTCACTCCCCATTGGGCCGAGGAGATCAAGCGGCGGATTACGCCTGAGTTCGCCGCCATGCTGGACGAGATGGAGATCAATGCCGATTGGAAGCTTGCTTATCTGCTGATCGTCATGTCCAAGCATGCCGAAACTCCGGAGGAAGTGATCGCCTGGCTGGAAGGGATGACGCCCGGCAACCTGTATGAATGGTTTGCTCCCTATGTGGGCCAGTTCCCGGAGCATATGGGGAACTTTCAATCCCAAATGATTAAGGTATTTACCGAATGGAATCGTCAATATTTTGAATCATGTAGTCCGGCCGTCCATGAAGCCTTAAAGCAGCATCTGGCGGATCGGACGGCCGAAAAAAAGAAAATGAACAAAGCAGAGTTTATCGACGATACCACGGGTGGTTTTGTATTTGATTCGACAGGAGGGGCGGATACACTGCTGCTGGTCCCCCAATATCATTTTCAGCCTGTCAATCTGATCTACCATTTTGGCTCTGTCCTGTTCTGTCATTATTCTTCCCGCATTGACCTCAGTGACGAGGATTTTATGTCGATGCATGATTATCGGGTCCTCCGCAGCCTTGCAGAGAAGAGCCGTTTGAAGATTCTCCGTTATCTGCAGGACGGTCCCAAGCCGTTTATTGAAATTGTCCGCGAATTGAAATTATCCAAAGGCATTACGCATGATCATATATCCAAGCTGCGAAGCGCCGGGTTGATTTACGCTCATTTTCAGGGCGAGAACTTGACCGGCTACAGTACCCGAATGAAGGGGCTTGAGCAGATGCAGGATAAACTGGTGAACTTTATCACCCATTAATTTTTGGCCTGTTGTTTTAGTCCGTTCCTTCCATGAAGGAGCGGACTTTTTAGGTTGATGAGCTGCTGATTTTGCAGTGGGCCTTACGTAGACTGGCATTATCTGCTTGCTGATTCTGTGGAAGAAGAAAAGCGTAAAAGTTCTCTCTTTACAGAACCGTACGACTTACTTATAATAGGGTTCAGCAAGCCAAAAGCACACTGAATTAATCGGAATTCTATTTATATACTACATAGAGAACTTCTCTGTGCTGTAGGCCTAGATAAATTGAATACGAGGGGTAGAGAGATATGAGAAAAAGTACGATTTTGTTAGCTTCCTTACTGCTTGCCGGTTCACTCCTGCTGTCGGCATGCTCTAGCAATAACAATGCTTCCAGTACTGCAAATTCCGGTTCCAACACAGCTGCAAGCAATAGCGGAAGCAATTCGTCTTCCAACACGGCTGGCGTTCAGGATGACTTGTCCATTCAAGCCAGCGATATGTCCAAACTGCCGCAGCTTGCCCAGAACCGCACCGATACGATTATTGTAGGACTTACGGATCCAAGCGGATCGTTTACGCCTTATTTCCAGCAAAGCGGTTATGACGGCAACGTTTCTTCCTTGCTTTATACCCCGCTGGTTACCCAGGACGAAAAAGGCTTGCCTAAAGCCGGTCTTGCTGAAAAATGGGAGGTATCCGAAGATCAGTTGACTTACACCTACCACCTTCGCAAGGATCTGAAATTCAGCGACGGTTCGCCGCTTACGGCTGACGATGTAGCTTTTACCTGGACCATCCTGAACGATCCTTCTTATGACGGGGACTCGCTGATTCCTTCGATCGGCATCAAAGGAGCAGCCGATTACAAAGCTGGGAAGGCAACAACAATCTCCGGGATCAAGGTGATGGATCCGCAGACTATTTCGGTTATGCTTGAGAAGCCAAATGCCACTGCACTGGAGCTGCTGGGTTCGGATGTGCTGTCCAAAGCCTATTACGGCAAGGATTACAAATTCGGCAACCTGAATTATATGAAAGACCTGTCTACGAAACCGCTCGGCACAGGCCCTTATAAATTGGAGAAATTTATTCCGGGTCAAGAGGTGCGGATGGCGGCCAACGAAAATTATTTTGCGGGCAAACCTAAAACCGAACACTTCATTTATAAGACATCCGATGGGGACACCTGGCAGTACCTTGAAACCGGCGAAGTGGATTATGCTTCCTTCAGCGCTACCCAGGAGAATATCGACAAGCTGAAAAGCATGGGTTTTGTCAATCTGGCAACTTATACACCAAGCAACTACGGTTATCTTCAGGTCAACCTGGAGCATTCGCAAATGAGTGATAAGAAAGTCCGTCAGGCGATCGCTTACGGTCTTGACCGTCAAAGTATTTATGTGGACGCCAACCAGGGGGCAGGCTCTGTAGCTAACATTCCGGCGGCCGCTATTTCCTGGTCTTACACGGAAGACGGCATCAACCCTTACAAATACGATCCTGACAAAGCCAACCAGCTGCTGGATGAAGCCGGCTGGACAGTAGGCTCTGACGGTATCCGCGAGAAAGACGGCAAGAAGCTGACGGTGCATTTCCTTGGCTTCAAGAACGCGCAGAATGATATCTTCATTTCGCTGGCAACCGAGAATTTTAAAGCGATCGGCATTGACTTCCAGCCGGAAGTTTTCGCTGACTTTAACGCGATGGTAGCTAAAGTAGAAGGCGGGGATTACGATCTGGCTGCATTCTCGACTTCGCTGCTGAACGATCCTTCCGACGGCGTCGCCCAATTTGTGGACGGCGAGCTGAAGGGGTATGACAACCCGCAGGTGAAAGAGCTTTATAACAAAGCTTTGGCGACCAGCGATATTGAGGAACGCAAGACGATTTACGCCGAACTGTATAAACTGTTGAACGACGAGCTTCCGGTTATTTTCACGAACTATAAGAAACAGGTTTACGCTTACAACGGACGTATCGAGAACTTCAAGATGGATCCGGTCCTTGGACTTTCTCCTAACGTAAACAATTGGACTCTGAAATAATCAATATGCGGACATCCCCTGCGCCTGCTTCTGGTGTGGGGGATGCCTTATCATAAGGAGCCGATCATGAGTAGTTATCTTACGAAACGTATTACGTATATGATATTGATTTTGCTTGCGGCCTCGCTGCTCATCTTTTGCCTTTATGCTTTTACGCCCGGTGATTTCATCAGCGGCAACATGAAGCTCAGTCCTGAACGCAAAGCAGAGCTTAGAGAAATTTACGGTCTGAACAAACCGGTGCTGGAGCGGTACTTGATCTGGATGAAAAACGCCTTCCACGGCGATTTTGGATATTCCCTGGCTCAGCAAAGACCCGTGCTTACCTTGTTTAACGATTACATCTGGAATTCGTTCCTGCTTGCAGTCGTGTCAACCTTCTTCACCTGGTTTATTGCGGTTGTTATCGGGGTGGTCGCTGCTTACAAGCTGTATTCCTGGTTTGATTCCCTGATCATGGTGCTGATCTTCGCTTGTATGTCCTTGCCATCGTTCTTTATCGGGCTGCTGCTGATCAAGATGCTTGCGGTAGACCTGAAATGGCTGCCGCCGGGCGGCATGATCACGACAGGCAGCAATGCGACCGGGATGGCTTATGTCTCGGAGGTCATTCATCATATGACGCTTCCGGTTATCGTTATGACGCTTCTGGGGCTGGGTTCTCTGACCCGTTACTTCCGAAGCAATATGATTGATGTTATTCAGCAGGATTACATCCGGACAGCGCGGGCCAAAGGGCTGAAAGAACGCAAGGTGCTGTTCGTGCATGCCCTGCGCAATGCGCTGCTCCCGGCCATTACGCTGATCGGTTTCGAGCTTCCGGGACTGTTCGGGGGATCCCTGATCATTGAAAAAATCTTCAACTGGCCCGGAATCGGCCAATTGTACATGTCGTCTTTCTCCACCCGCGATTATCCGCTGCTGATGGGATTTACGATGCTGATCGCGATTTTGACGGTGATCGGAACCCTGTTGTCGGATCTGTTGTACAAAATAGCCGACCCGCGCGTGAAATTATAAGGAGGTAGTCATACATGTCATCGGTTAGCGGCAAATTGGCCGCCGGAGGAACCCAGGCGCCTCCGGTCAAAACCTCGTTATGGAAACAATCGTTCAAACAGCTTCGGAAAAATAAACTGGCCGTAGCCGGCTTAGTTATTGTTGTTATTATGTTTCTTGCCTGCTTTGTAGGGCCTTTATTTTCCCCGTATACCGATAATCAGATTAATTTGCGAATCATGGGGAAAGGGCCTAATGCGCAGCACTGGCTAGGAACGGATAAGCTTGGCCGGGACGTGCTGCTGCGGGTGCTTATGGCCGGTAGAATCTCGCTTACCGTCGGATTTGCCGCGATGGTGCTGTCTGTATTTATCGGTACTCTTCTCGGAACGCTCGCCGGCTTCTACCGCGGAGTGGCCGACCAAGTTATCATGCGGATTGCTGATCTGCTGCTCACGATTCCAAGTCTTCCGCTCTTGCTTATTGCGGGCTCCATGCTGTCGAGCTGGAACGTGCCGACGGATTACCGGATGTACGTCGTGATGCTGATGCTGAGCGTGGTCGGCTGGCCGGGACTGGCCCGCATGATCCGCGGCCAGCTGCTCAGTCTTCGCGAAAGGGAATATATGCAGGCAACAGTAGTGCTTGGACTGCGGGACCGCCGCAAATTGTTTAAGCATCTGCTGCCGAACCTGGCTCCGCTCATCATTGTTATCGCTACTTTGAATATCGGCAGCTCGATTCTGCTGGAATCGGTGCTGAGTTATTTTGGTGTCGGCGTTACGGCGCCTACGCCTACTTGGGGGAATATGATTCAGGACAGCAACAACCTGATCGATTTCCAAATGAGACCTTGGCTTTGGGTACCGCCGGGTTTGTGTATTTTTGCAACGGTTATCGCCATTAATTTGTTTGGCGACGGCCTGCGGGATGTTCTCGATCCCAACCACAAAAGGTAGGTGGCAAGTTCGTCATGAATAAAACTTTGCTGGATATAGAGCATTTGAGCACACACTTTTTCACAGATGGGGGCACGGTCAAGGCGGTTGACGATGTCAGCTTCCAGGTTCGCAAAGGCGAAATCGTCTGCATCGTCGGCGAGTCCGGCAGCGGCAAAAGCATTACCGCCATGTCCGTAATGGGCCTCATCAAGGAGCCGGCCGGACGTGTCGTCAGCGGTCAGATCAAGCTGGAAGATCAGAACCTGCTCACCTTAACCAAGAACGAGAAACGCGTCATTCGCGGCAAAGAAATTGCGATGATCTTTCAAGAGCCGATGTCGTCGCTGAATCCGGTTCTGACAATCGGTCAGCAGATTATGGAGCCGCTGCGCGAGCATTTGAAGATGGGGAAAAAGGAAGCCCGCGAGCGCGCCATTGAATTAATCAAAGAAGTAGGCATTTCGCGTGCCGAGCAAATTGTGGACGCCTATCCGCATGAGCTGAGCGGCGGCATGCTGCAGCGGGTGATGATTGCGATTGCGATTTCCTGTCATCCAAAGCTGCTGATTGCAGACGAACCGACGACCGCGCTTGACGTTACGATCCAAGCACAGATTCTGGAAATGATGCGCAAGCTGCGCGAAGAGTCCGATATGTCCATTTTGCTGATCACACACGATTTGGGTGTTGTGGCGGAAATGGCCGATTACGTCGTAGTTATGTATGCCGGTCAGGTGGTGGAGCAGGGGGAAGTGGTGGAGCTGTTCGAGAATCCGAAGCACCCTTACACACAAGGCTTGCTGAAATCGAAGCCGGTTCTGAATCAGCGCCAGGATGAGCTTTATTCTATTCCCGGACAGGTTCCGAATCCGCTCGAATTGAGTGAATCCTGCTATTTCCATGACCGCTGTGAGCACTGCATGGATATTTGCCGGGTGCGGCAGCCGCGCCTGAAAGAGATTGGCAACGAGCAGAAAGTGGCCTGCTGGCTATATGAAGAGGAGGCCGTCACTCATGTCTGAACCCTTACTCGAAATCAAACATCTGAAGAAATATTTTCCGATCAAGCAAGGGCTGCTGAACAGGACGGTTGCCAATGTTAAAGCGGTGGATGACATCAGCTTGTCCATCGGCCGGGGGGAAACGTTCGGCCTGGTAGGCGAGTCCGGCAGCGGCAAAAGCACCGTCGGCAAAAGCATCGTACGGCTGACCGAGAAGACAAGCGGCGATATTTTGTTTAAAGGACAGGACATTTACGGCCTGTCCGGCGAAAATTTGCGGAAGATCAGACCGCAGATGCAGCTGATTTTCCAAGATCCGTACAGTTCCTTGAATCCCCGCGTACGTGTCGGCGATGCCATCGGGGAGGCCCTGCTGGATCATGGGCTTGCTCCTAAGAACGAAGTCCGGGACCGGGTGAAGGAAGTGCTGGGACTGTGCGGGCTTTCATCCTATCATATCGACCGGTTCCCGCATGAGTTCTCCGGCGGGCAGCGTCAGCGGATCGGCATCGCCCGGGCTTTAATTCTGAATCCGGATCTGATTATCGCAGATGAGCCGGTGTCGGCACTGGATGTATCCATTCAGGCCCAGATCATCAACCTGTTCCGAAAGCTTCAGGACGACCGCGGCTTGACTTATTTGTTTATTTCCCATGATCTCAGCGTAGTCGAACATCTTTGCACCCGCATCGGGGTGATGTATCTTGGCACGATGATGGAAACGGGCTCGCGGGATGAGTTGTTCAAGAACCCGCTGCACCCTTACACCAAAGCGCTTCTCTCGGCGGTACCGGTTCCGATTCCGAAGCTGAAGCGAGAGCGGATCGTACTGAAGGGGGATATTCCAAGCCCTGTTAATCCGCCTTCCGGCTGCAAGTTCCATACCCGTTGTCCATTTGCCGTCGAGCGCTGCAAATCCGAGGTTCCGGAATTCCGGAATATGGGCAGTGACCATTTTGTAGCTTGTCATTTGGTCTAATCGGCTAACGATAATGAAAAGGTTGATTTGAAATAAATAAAATTCAAATAGATGATGAAGCAATAAACGCGCCCCTTTCTGGGCGCGTTTATTTTGCAGTTGTGCATTTACGGAGCTATAGAATCTATTCGGCCAAGCTGCTAATCCTCATCCGGGGTAGTATCCGAAGCCATATCCTCATAGCTGTCCACGTTTCGTTTGGCGGACATGGCAGGCGAATCGGAATTGCCATAGCTCTCCACGGTTTTCCAGGCGCTGGCGTCATCGAACCGTCCGGCATTTTGCTGGCGGTGTTCACCGGCTCCGGTGGGCGGCAAAGTCATGACTTCTTCTTCGATAGGCCGAGTGTCGGGAACCTGCTGCTGCGGCGAATTTTCAACCGAATAGGTCGTGTAAGGCAGGGCTTCCAGACGCTCGTACGGAATCGGTTCCCCGGTCGTTACATCGATGCCGTATTCGCCGGTTTCCATTCGCTGCAGCGCTTCATTGACCTGATCCAGCTGCTGCTGGAGGTTCTCGTCCACTGCCAGATCACGGCTTCGCTCAAAGGTTTCTGTTCCTTCATCCGCCGGATGGTTATCAGCCGTACTTAAATCGCCTGTTGACATTCTGAGCGATTCATCGAGCCCAGGCCCTCCATCTTCTTTGAAATGATTCTCCAAATCCTCTTTCATTTCTAGCAATATATGCTTCAGCTTATCCAGCTGGGATGGGGTTAAGTGCTTCATGTCGGTTCCTCCTCCGAATAAGGTCATCTGTTATTTACCCGGAACAAGGGGAGGGTGACGCAAATCCTCATTTCAGCTACAATGAGGGGAGCGGTTTTGTTTGCGTTTTCAAACATTTGCAGAAGAGGGAGATTTTCAGATGAAAAGGTTGATCTGGATCAGCGGATGGTCTTATTTGCTGATCGGCCTGGCCCATGTCATTATCGGCTCGATTATGCCGGTGCTGCTGGAGCATTATGACCAGGATTACAGTGCGGGAGGAACGTTGATCTTCGCCCAGTTTGCCGGGTTCCTGGTGGGAGTGCTGATCTCTCCTTGGCTGATTTCAAAGCTGGGGAAGAGGACGGGACTGCTAGTGGCTTTGAGCGTTCTGGGCGCAGCTGAGCTGCTGTATACGCTGCTTCCGTCTTGGAAGCTAATGTATGTCATCGGGGCGTTTGCAGGGTTTGGTTTCGGAATGATCGAAGCGGTGATCGGCACGCTGATGATTGCTGCGGCTAAAGAGAAGGCGGCTATGGCCATGAGCCGGATTGAGGTGGCTTTTGGCGTTGGTGCCCTGCTGATGCCGTTATTATCGGGCTGGCTAATCCGCTCGGGAGCCTGGCGTTATGGTTTTCTCGTGATTTCGTTATTTGCGGCCGTCATGCTGATCACCTGGATGCGAACCCGATTTGGTGAATTGGATCAGGTGATGAAGGAACGTCCAGTCCGCTTCGCCGGAGACACAGAGCAACTGAGCCAGCATCTGCCCAAGCCCAAGCCGGAGAGGTGGACCCGGCATTATACGAGGGCCCACGGTATGCTGCTGGCTGTGTTTATTTTATTTTTCTTTATTTATGTTGGAATCGAAATGGGATTTGTTAACTTTCTGCCGTCGATGCTGGTTGAACGAAGCGGTGCTGCGGAAGCGACGGCGGCTTACGGCGTAACGGTATTCTGGCTGGCTATGTCGGTCGGAAGAATGTATGCCGGAGTATTGGCTCAGAAGATTGGTTTTGCGAAGTACATCATTTTCGGACTTTTTTTCTCTTTGCTGTTTCTGAGTTTGTTTAATCTGGTGGATCATTTTCTAATGTTTCTGCTGGCTGTCCTGTTCGTCGGGCTGTTTCTGTCGGGGGTGTTCTCGATCGCCTTGGTTTATGCTACAACTTTGCTGCCGGGCAGTGAAGAGACCACCCCAAGCCTGCTGATTGCGGCGGGCGGCATAGGCGGAGCCGTGCTGCCGCTTCTGCTTGGCCGCAGCATGGACCACCTTGGAGCGGCGCCAACAGGCTGGCTCCTGGCTGGTGTATTGGCGCTGCTGCTGGCGCTCGGCTTGATCATTGCCGGTGCCGAGAGGGTCCGGCGCCATCAACAAAGCCTTGAAGCGGCTCGATAACCGATCAGATAGAAGGCTGAACCATAAACGGAACAACAAAACAAGTGGACCTCTTCGCAAGAAGAGGTCCGCTTGTTTATTTGCGAGCAGGGCAGGGAATATGAACGATTAAATCGCCCAGCTGCCTTGCTTGAAGATTTGAATTTCTGTGCCGTCTTCAGTGACGCCGAAAATATCCATTTCACCGGAGCCGACCATAAAGTCCACATGGGTAATGCTGGTGTTCAAGCCGCTTTGCTCCAGCTGCTCCTGGGTCATTTCCTTGCCGCCTTTCAGGTTAAAGGCATAAGCGCTGCCGATGGCCAAGTGGTTGGAAGCATTTTCGTCAAACAAAGTGTTATAGAACAGAATGTTGGATTCGGAAATCGGAGAATTGTGAGGCACAAGCGCCACTTCGCCGAGATAATGTGCGCCTTCATCCAGGGAAACGAGCTGCTTAAGCACCTCTTCGCCTTGTTTGGCGGATACGTCCGTAATCCGTCCATTCTCGAAGGTAATCGTAAATTCGTCAATGATGTTGCCGCTGTAGCTGAGCGGCTTTGTGCTGGACACTTTACCGTTAACACCGGTTTTGAGCGGTGCTGTAAAGACCTCTTCCGTGGGCAGGTTAGCCAGGAAGGTGTGGCCGTTCTGATTGATGCTGTCAGCCGCAACCCATAGATGCCCTTCCGGCAGTTCAATGGTCAAATCGGTCCCTGGCGCTATGTAGTGCAGCTTTTTGAATTTCTTCTCGTTTAAGTAATCGGATTTCTCATTGAGCGTCCGGATATGGTTGTCCCAAGCTTCGAAGGTATCTTCGCGATCAATGCGGGTGGTATGGAAAATCGCATCCCACAATTTATCGATCTGCTCGGATTCCGGTACGTCCGGGAACACCTTGGCGGCCCATGCTTTAGAAGGAACCGCTACGATGGACCAGCTGAACTTGTCAGCCTGCTGATACTGGCGGTATTTGCTCATCGCTTTGCCGGTTACTTTCTGCAGGTTGGTAATCCGTTCATGACTAACGCCTTTAAGCAGGTCCGGATCGGAAGAAATGACATGCAGAACGGCTGCGCCATTCTCTACGAGTTCCAGCATTTCTCCCGCGTACCACTTAGGCTCATCCAGGAAGGATTCATCAGCGGCCATATCGTATCTCAGGCGGGTAACGGTGTCGTCGTTCCAGTTGACTTTCACGAGGCGCGCGCCTCTTTCATAAGCTTTCTTGACGATCAGGCGGACCAGCTCCGCGGAGTCAATCGCAGCATTTACGACTAGCGTTTGGCCAGGCTGAACGTTAACGCCAACCTTTACGGCGAGTTCGGCGTATTTCTCTAATTTCTGCAAAAAATCTGACATGTCGTTTGTCCTCCATTCACCAAATAACTACCCTTCCTATTGTACAGGAAATGTATATAGATTCCAAAATTAATTCGTATCGGCCGGGTCCAGAAGGCTGAGCACCCAATTGCA includes the following:
- a CDS encoding cell wall hydrolase, yielding MAVVKANSEDVKLLARLMRAEAEGDLDLGMLMVGNVGVNRILANCLDFKGIRTMDQMVFQSPGGYESTQKGYFYQRARERDIRLAQRAINGERTWPATNALWFFRPAGDCPPTWYNQQNVGRYKAHCFFAPEAGECPAVY
- the gerQ gene encoding spore coat protein GerQ is translated as MFNPNYRASYPYGGTQTAMPTHMGGTQAQTAMPTQTGGGSIPPSLSGNQMTQGGAVVVSPTPTYEQSYIENIFRMNLGKVGTFYMTYENNSQWNAKIFRGVLEAAGRDHIIISDPKTGQRIVMLMVNFDYATFDQPLNYTYPGVIGNPPTATRRG
- a CDS encoding winged helix-turn-helix domain-containing protein, which encodes MNEVLNVDLQFKLKFEFISSLHSYICRKSHRKIDLTPHWAEEIKRRITPEFAAMLDEMEINADWKLAYLLIVMSKHAETPEEVIAWLEGMTPGNLYEWFAPYVGQFPEHMGNFQSQMIKVFTEWNRQYFESCSPAVHEALKQHLADRTAEKKKMNKAEFIDDTTGGFVFDSTGGADTLLLVPQYHFQPVNLIYHFGSVLFCHYSSRIDLSDEDFMSMHDYRVLRSLAEKSRLKILRYLQDGPKPFIEIVRELKLSKGITHDHISKLRSAGLIYAHFQGENLTGYSTRMKGLEQMQDKLVNFITH
- a CDS encoding ABC transporter substrate-binding protein translates to MRKSTILLASLLLAGSLLLSACSSNNNASSTANSGSNTAASNSGSNSSSNTAGVQDDLSIQASDMSKLPQLAQNRTDTIIVGLTDPSGSFTPYFQQSGYDGNVSSLLYTPLVTQDEKGLPKAGLAEKWEVSEDQLTYTYHLRKDLKFSDGSPLTADDVAFTWTILNDPSYDGDSLIPSIGIKGAADYKAGKATTISGIKVMDPQTISVMLEKPNATALELLGSDVLSKAYYGKDYKFGNLNYMKDLSTKPLGTGPYKLEKFIPGQEVRMAANENYFAGKPKTEHFIYKTSDGDTWQYLETGEVDYASFSATQENIDKLKSMGFVNLATYTPSNYGYLQVNLEHSQMSDKKVRQAIAYGLDRQSIYVDANQGAGSVANIPAAAISWSYTEDGINPYKYDPDKANQLLDEAGWTVGSDGIREKDGKKLTVHFLGFKNAQNDIFISLATENFKAIGIDFQPEVFADFNAMVAKVEGGDYDLAAFSTSLLNDPSDGVAQFVDGELKGYDNPQVKELYNKALATSDIEERKTIYAELYKLLNDELPVIFTNYKKQVYAYNGRIENFKMDPVLGLSPNVNNWTLK
- a CDS encoding ABC transporter permease codes for the protein MSSYLTKRITYMILILLAASLLIFCLYAFTPGDFISGNMKLSPERKAELREIYGLNKPVLERYLIWMKNAFHGDFGYSLAQQRPVLTLFNDYIWNSFLLAVVSTFFTWFIAVVIGVVAAYKLYSWFDSLIMVLIFACMSLPSFFIGLLLIKMLAVDLKWLPPGGMITTGSNATGMAYVSEVIHHMTLPVIVMTLLGLGSLTRYFRSNMIDVIQQDYIRTARAKGLKERKVLFVHALRNALLPAITLIGFELPGLFGGSLIIEKIFNWPGIGQLYMSSFSTRDYPLLMGFTMLIAILTVIGTLLSDLLYKIADPRVKL
- the opp4C gene encoding oligopeptide ABC transporter permease, producing MSSVSGKLAAGGTQAPPVKTSLWKQSFKQLRKNKLAVAGLVIVVIMFLACFVGPLFSPYTDNQINLRIMGKGPNAQHWLGTDKLGRDVLLRVLMAGRISLTVGFAAMVLSVFIGTLLGTLAGFYRGVADQVIMRIADLLLTIPSLPLLLIAGSMLSSWNVPTDYRMYVVMLMLSVVGWPGLARMIRGQLLSLREREYMQATVVLGLRDRRKLFKHLLPNLAPLIIVIATLNIGSSILLESVLSYFGVGVTAPTPTWGNMIQDSNNLIDFQMRPWLWVPPGLCIFATVIAINLFGDGLRDVLDPNHKR
- a CDS encoding ABC transporter ATP-binding protein encodes the protein MNKTLLDIEHLSTHFFTDGGTVKAVDDVSFQVRKGEIVCIVGESGSGKSITAMSVMGLIKEPAGRVVSGQIKLEDQNLLTLTKNEKRVIRGKEIAMIFQEPMSSLNPVLTIGQQIMEPLREHLKMGKKEARERAIELIKEVGISRAEQIVDAYPHELSGGMLQRVMIAIAISCHPKLLIADEPTTALDVTIQAQILEMMRKLREESDMSILLITHDLGVVAEMADYVVVMYAGQVVEQGEVVELFENPKHPYTQGLLKSKPVLNQRQDELYSIPGQVPNPLELSESCYFHDRCEHCMDICRVRQPRLKEIGNEQKVACWLYEEEAVTHV